DNA from Rosa rugosa chromosome 6, drRosRugo1.1, whole genome shotgun sequence:
gttggattatttgttgaaaaactatttatttttaatagtaggactcactcctaaattgactatgcagaccacctcgacaccacatcataaaacataggccatatatgagccacattaacaagttaaataactcaattgtcggaaaactaacaatttggacctattagatcaaaattgaaagtgcaggggtgtttttgatgaaattagaagttcagggactgaattgattttggacctaaaccacagggtagtaatttgtatttagccataatttatttcatatctaatttacaaaagaaacatgcgtgtatgtatcatcttaacaataccattgaaaatgagcttaattagctataaggattaaggcttccagagctatagtgataaaaataaaaaaattattagatgaaaGCAGAGGCAGAGACAGAGGAAGATAGTGGAAAGATAGGAtctaagacaaaatggatgagtgtcacATATTGagagctgttttttttttttttttttggtgaagagcttcttcgatcattttttgagtgagaaagaatccattaAAATCTCTtaggaagtggttggattgtgttttagttttgatatgtataaaaagcactataaaatccttcaaaatccagcatttaattaaatccttaaaaatccgtttacttttgaatatctgcagatttgaatggataattctaaatcttaattgaatacatcaagattttaaaggattatttaaaatctcaattgaatacccataaactttcaaaatacaaaaaaaatcttgtagactcttaaatgaatacacccctcTAAATTGGGTGAAAATATCCGACTACACCACTCCCATCTTCATTCCCGACAAGCAGGGCTAGGATGAATAATGACTCGAGGCCATGTAAATGTTAATAAGAACAAGGAACTTTATGTCCGCACGCAAGTATTGAGCTTAAAAAGGTATTCTTTACACCGTTTAGAAGCAAACTGGCAATGTGAGTATACATTACCAAGACATATAAAACGAATTACTGTGTGTCGTGCTTTGTGGATAACAAGGTCAGTCCGATACTTATCACCAAATTGTGGTATATTCATGGTTTACTCAACCATAATAAACAGACGAAGATCGATTAGAGCACACGTACATCATTAATAATTAATATCGGTCAGTTTTCGTCCTTaaatcatgagtacgtagtccTGACCTCTCGGAAGCTCATCAGTGATTACACATGTGAAATAAGTAATTAGTGTGCGAAAGTGGAAACCTGCCCAtggtttgaagtttgaacatACAAATCTGAGAGTCTCGACTTGATTAGTTGAATTTGAATCATGTTAACAAACTCAGACGTCCTTGGATGACCTTCATCTTTTAATGCGCCACTAATTATAGCCACCGCAGGAAATTATAGTACAAGTGGATAATGACCAAATTTACGATGACTAACGCTCTAGGACATCTCATcgtcgaaaaaaaaaacacacaacaCAACACTGCGACATCTCCCTTGTCTAGTTCTCGTTTTACTCTTCTACCCCTCCCATTTTTAATTTGGTCATGTAGTCATACTGAAAGAGTCCTTGTGCTCTCAGGCGAGctatatttatttacttttgtttttttgaaaggCATTTAATTAGTTACATAGAAAGAGTTTTGCTGTTTTGGCAATTCAGTAATTACCAAATGAGAAATAGGGATTGGATTTTCTCCTTCTGGAATCTGCTAATACATTGTTGAATTAGTTGACAATAAAGCCTCACGTTTTCAATTTTCACCAACCAAAAGTAATAGGCTATTCTATAATCATTTTATTTTTCCTATATAAACCACATAAGCCCTGAAGCTCTCACACCAATTCTAAAGGCAATTCAATAGTTTCCTAAGTGATTATCAATATTTTTGAAGGAGTAGAACAATTTGAGTTTAAGACACAGTATGGGTTTGATGAATTACAGTCGTGCACAATTAGGGTTCATTCTCCTTGTAGCTGCTACTTCTCTGTTAGCAGTGAGTGAGGCCAAAACTATTGTCGTCGGAGGTTCTGAAGGCTGGCGTTTTGGTTTCAACTACACTGACTGGGCTCTCCAAAACAGTCCCTTTTACATCAACGATGAATTGGGTGAGTATCATTTTGCAAATCATTTAACTCCCTTCAGTTTAGGTATGCCAAGTAAGAAAATTGATCTTTCTAAGTTGCTAGGAAGAGTTTCGACTTTGGTCTATGTAGTGCTTTGTCTATTTTCTAGTCCATATGTGCCGCACTTATTAAGATCACAGCTTTTATGGAAGATAgacgaaaccctaaaactttcCTGGACTTGCACCATCAAGATACTGTAAGAGTTCCATTGCCACAAATGAAACTACATGCATAAACAAAAGTTGAAACTCTAGTGAACGACAACGACAGGAGACGGAATTTATCATTTGACCTTTTCAATTATGTGAATGTCAATATTGTTTTTGTGTACTACTACTTATGTGCTTAATTTGTCTATTGTTGCAGTGTTCAAGTATGATCCACCAAGCAAGACCAACTCTGGTTACAGCGTTTACTTGCTGCCAAACCTGTGGAGCTACATTACCTGTGATTTCAGCAAAGCCAAGATATTGGCGAGTGAGACTCAAGGAGGTGGTAAGGGCTTTAAGGTTGTGCTGAATCAATGGAGGCCTTACTACTTTGCTAGTGGTAACAAGGATGGCTACAATTGCAAGGATGGACTCATGAAGCTCTTTGCTGTGCCACTTCCACATTGGAAGTATTGATTTTTATAAtcctacacacacacaaacacaactGATTGATTACTGGATATGAGTGAAAATAATGAAGATGGgtgttcttcttccttcttatGATACGATTGTACCTTTGGTATTAGGGATAGAAGTGTCTTAATAGTTGTGCTTTGTTTTTCGAtttacacaataaataaaattttgctTGACATGCGAATCTTGAATAGTTGAGTGATTAAACAAATTCATGAACTCTGTAGAAAAACATAGCTAGAGCATATCATGTGCAAAATATCATCGATTGCCTTTTACTTTAACTCAAGGTAAGATTTAGTGATTTGATTTCACACTGCACACACTCATTTTCTCATTCTCAAAGAAACTCCTCAACTCCCCTAAGACGAAATTTTACAGTTTGAATAATTTTGACCAAGAACTCAACGTCCAACCCTAACTAGCTAGCTGCAAGAATCTAATCCAACTTCATCTGAGGATCCTCATCCATTTTCTTTATCAAATATAATATTTTCATTTGAATACATAAAATTACAGGGTCAGAACAATATTATAGCGCCAAGCAGGCTCTTGATCATGCATTAGAAAACCATCCAAAATCACTCACTACAGACCCGAGATAACCTTGATGGTTTAAGTTTAATAGATGGAGAAAATTAGAAACAAATGAACACCATAAGTAAAGAAGTTACGTACAGACTTGAAAACCCATTATGAGTGTACTTCTCAATTCTTCTTGAAGTTGTTGAGACAGCCGCCGGCACTCGGCAGGCTTGATTTTAACTTTTTATAAATTGCATCGGCATAAATATGATCAAAacaatcccaaaaaaaaaagaatcaaaaaattccaaagtaaaaaaaaaatcaaaaatcaaaacatcAATGTTTGTACGTACTTAACATATTATGAGCACCGTCACCAGAAAAATACACCTCACCGGCCAGCCAAGGGTCCTCAAATGGCTTGCTCTTCCATGGAGAGCAAAGGTCGACGGCCACGTTAACTGGAACCACCTACAGTGGCCGTTACAGCATGAGTACATAGTTGTTTCCTTACCAAGGAAGAACTTGGAGCTGTCCCACATCAGATATTAAGGGAACTGAACTCCCACTTCTTACTACAAAAGACACCACATATTTCCAAATGAGATATAAGTCCAAAACTCTGCCCTCTGTACCGTTACTTTGTCCACATATTGCACCGATATTGACTTAGCCATTTGAGGGTTTGAGACTAGCACACCCGGTCTCTCTTCTAACGTATTTATTCTCTTTGGACAGGTATCATGTCGAGGTATCGGTAATTCTCAAGGTCTCCACATCCAGCGGGACTACACAAAAATATTTGGCGCTAGAAAGAGGGTCATCGGTGTCCATGCCATCACCACGGCTCACCAACATGACCGAAGGCGATAATAGCACTCATGAAACAATCACGTCACAGGAAATGGATAGACGAACTCTTGATCTTTTTCTCCCAGAATACCGATGACTCTGTCGTTACTGACTCGGCGGGATGACCACCCAGCGATCCTTCTGTCGGTTTTGAACTCATGAAGCGAGATTTTCCTCAATTGAAAGAACAAGCTATCAGGGAGCACACTGCAACACTCGCTGCCCAAAACTGGTTCACCGAGATCGAGGATGAGAACTGCATGCTCCAAGCTACACTTCAGCGTCGGCTACACAACTGAGTCGCCCTGGCGCTGGAGAGGGAGACTCAGTTTACCCTAGTACCTACCCTGTCAGCGGTACACACCCAAAACTTTCACCTCCCTAACTCAGTAGTGACACTGTGCCTTTGGGGATAGCGAGCGTATCGGCCACCTCCACAACCCATAGTGGCACTAAACCACTACAATTTCCTCCGGCAACACCTCAATGACAACTGGAGCACAACCTAACATTATTTATCTCAACACGGCATTGTTTCCCGACTCGTTAAGACATTAGCTACCGCCGCCATAGCCTACTCTCATAAGAGGAACCAGAAGTGCTAATGAAACCCCTGATCTCAACACAAGACTACTACTACTGATGAGCCAAACCATCGCCAAGATAAACGTAGTCATCGCCAAGACAagactactactactactacagATGCACCGACACCACAACAGCCACAACAAGAAGGTAAGAAGAGCTGGCACAAGACAAAGCTGGCCATGGCCAAGATAAACGTAGTCACCAATACGGTAAGTGCCAGGATAAGCCCCGACAATAGTATGCCGTTGTAAACCGTCACGGGACATACCGTATAGTACTAAGCCTTGACTTGAtgcataaactctcgcaagcatacgaatcgtgtcaagatagggaagtattaagcccaaaattatcATACCACGGAGATTAGTGGTTAACctacaatccttgggtagtcggaactaaagtcactaagcaaataaaggaaaataaaacaaacaaaaatgctACTcaaaggcaccaagccttagtaatgctcggctttgattttcaccaaaacctaatcaaaactaagagcctagtggtggatataCACAAATGAGTGGAATTCGAGTTTAATGTTTGGGGGTTCATTCTAACttaacaaaatgtaatgaaatgtaaagcaataaaaataaaaataaaatataaacaataaaaATGAGAATGTTGGGTGCTGGGGAGGTTTCTTCATcaaatctcatgtgtcggaagctaatctaatgtagatgcaaatctcctactttggcggtagttgtatccaaggcggttcaaggctgaAGGACCGAAATtgcctttcatggtattcctactccggttcaaggattgtaggaactcacttgatatgaattagagccggttcaagggtccctaattcacatcaagaggcctagagatcgaggaattagaccaCTAAGAGACCCGCCTGCACAATCACGCAatgggtgtaaatcaccatgcttataaccccttgAAGGTTtatagcttaggaattagaggtggtcaagcctctaactccgtctTAGACAtactcaaaatacacaccctagagttgactaggctcctagatatgcattttaacccaacaataatagatataagcatccatcatatgaaaatcgcatcattacattaaattaaacatcttttacacaaaatttgggttagggcacacaaaccctaacccccaacaaggagattactcacaacccataatcatagacatcaagattacaaaattcaaagagaaaataGTATAGAAGTGTAAGAGAGAAAACAAGGGTAGCCACAATTAGCTATAAAGCTAACATGATTATTCTTGAATTATAACTctcacaattacccaagtcttgaatcttgtagaggagaagtctttgatgaatccttgaagctttgggtgagttAATCCTTCAAAtttctaaaataaaactaaagaaaatataaaaaaatggagaaggatgggaaagagagcagcccaaatcTGTTTCGGTGGTGCAGCGACGTCCGTCTTCCAACATAAGAGTGTGAGATGTTAAATAGGTCTTCGACACCATAGGAGAACAGAATGGAAGGTGAGATGTGTGTGCACGactgaaaagtaaaaaaatcttttttcaGCCAATGCTCAGAAACAGGCACGTGTGCCTTTAATTGAACCATTGCTTAATTGTAATTGTGGCTGCTGTGGGGAGGTGGGAAAGGAATTAGGACCACGTGTCAACTCTTGGTTTATTGGATTAAACCAAAGACCAATACGTGTATGCATGTTTAATTAACAGGTTAATTtctcgtcaaaaaaaaaattaacaggtTAATTAAACAATGATTAATTGGTTAATTAGAGCACGataattttgttcttttgtcGAGAATTTCGATTTTCACCATTTTGTATCGTTTTTGTGTCCATTTTCGcgactccgcttatttcctacaaaataaataaaaaataattaattacatattaattgacgaAGGGATtgacttatttctagtgttttataTATAATCACACAcatataaatgcgtataatcaaGCCTCCTCCAACACCCAGGTATGAAATCTTTACAA
Protein-coding regions in this window:
- the LOC133714172 gene encoding uncharacterized protein LOC133714172, which gives rise to MGLMNYSRAQLGFILLVAATSLLAVSEAKTIVVGGSEGWRFGFNYTDWALQNSPFYINDELVFKYDPPSKTNSGYSVYLLPNLWSYITCDFSKAKILASETQGGGKGFKVVLNQWRPYYFASGNKDGYNCKDGLMKLFAVPLPHWKY